A genomic segment from Spinacia oleracea cultivar Varoflay chromosome 3, BTI_SOV_V1, whole genome shotgun sequence encodes:
- the LOC130470734 gene encoding uncharacterized protein isoform X1: MSMSTSTGTSPSTRSGKAPSADALLKKRLESLGNMSRAKPITMLSPPKPPKTSTDTTVTGETNLLMPAEKKLPPPPRKRKFAVEFPDDYGSTDAPRVQLWPEVDRRRMPSSRESQETPSPVAATVESVSDAWRVCLCSLCCFIVISFLACHLRLVSVVTLEFFSFPFKQSLQFALATRHHVIMLEDQIVKLKNDMKKAKQEAGRLGDVAKEATARAEAL, from the exons ATGAgcatgtcgacatcaacag GAACTAGCCCCTCGACTCGTTCTGGTAAGGCCCCCTCTGCGGATGCACTGCTGAAGAAGCGGCTTGAGTCGCTAGGGAATATGTCCCGAGCCAAACCCATCACCATGTTGTCACCTCCGAAGCCGCCAAAGACTTCAACGGACACCACGGTGACAGGGGAGACCAACTTGCTCATGCCTGCTGAGAAGAAACTGCCACCTCCGCCTCGGAAGAGGAAGTTTGCAGTGGAGTTCCCTGACGACTATGGGTCGACAGACGCGCCAAGGGTTCAGCTCTGGCCCGAGGTTGATCGTCGTAGGATGCCGTCGAGCCGGGAGAGTCAAGAGACCCCgtccccagttgctgcaactgttgagagcgtctcggatgcctGGAGGGTATGTCTCTGCTCCCTTTGTTGTTTTATTGTAATTTCGTTCCTTGCATGCCATCTTCGTCTCGTCAGTGTAGtgactcttgaatttttttcttttccgtTCAAACAGTCCCTGCAATTTGCTTtagccacacgtcatcatgtcataatgttagaagatcaaatagtaaaattgaaaaacgacatgaagaaggcaaagcaggagGCTGGTCGCCTTGGCGatgtggccaaggaggcgacggcAAGGGCTGAGGCGCTGTAG
- the LOC130470734 gene encoding uncharacterized protein isoform X2 — MSMSTSTGTSPSTRSGKAPSADALLKKRLESLGNMSRAKPITMLSPPKPPKTSTDTTVTGETNLLMPAEKKLPPPPRKRKFAVEFPDDYGSTDAPRVQLWPEVDRRRMPSSRESQETPSPVAATVESVSDAWRSLQFALATRHHVIMLEDQIVKLKNDMKKAKQEAGRLGDVAKEATARAEAL; from the exons ATGAgcatgtcgacatcaacag GAACTAGCCCCTCGACTCGTTCTGGTAAGGCCCCCTCTGCGGATGCACTGCTGAAGAAGCGGCTTGAGTCGCTAGGGAATATGTCCCGAGCCAAACCCATCACCATGTTGTCACCTCCGAAGCCGCCAAAGACTTCAACGGACACCACGGTGACAGGGGAGACCAACTTGCTCATGCCTGCTGAGAAGAAACTGCCACCTCCGCCTCGGAAGAGGAAGTTTGCAGTGGAGTTCCCTGACGACTATGGGTCGACAGACGCGCCAAGGGTTCAGCTCTGGCCCGAGGTTGATCGTCGTAGGATGCCGTCGAGCCGGGAGAGTCAAGAGACCCCgtccccagttgctgcaactgttgagagcgtctcggatgcctGGAGG TCCCTGCAATTTGCTTtagccacacgtcatcatgtcataatgttagaagatcaaatagtaaaattgaaaaacgacatgaagaaggcaaagcaggagGCTGGTCGCCTTGGCGatgtggccaaggaggcgacggcAAGGGCTGAGGCGCTGTAG